Proteins encoded by one window of Streptomyces sp. NBC_01477:
- a CDS encoding ABC transporter substrate-binding protein, with translation MKKRRLPRAVAGGVVLALGLTLAACGGGSSGGSGSGSFKVLVYGDASNKVEKQIVDTFNKTSKVKAVLQTIPGADYQQKLQTIITTKQAPDVFFNWGGGSIAPFVKAGLLLPLDDFIAKDPGLKSNFLPSVFNSAAVDGKSYGVPMRGTQPVLLFNNKKVLADAGLTEPRTWDDLLNAVKVLKARHITPIALGGGDQWPTLMWYEYMYDRIAGPGLFEKAMGGDKSAWDSADSRKALSMLKELIDAGAFGSNYDSVKYTDGGSVALVAQGRAGFELMGSWYYSQQQQDNPDFAKSGLGFSSFPTVTGGKGDPTDIVGNTNNFYSVLKKTKYPDAVAQFLKLQYSDEFVKAQMAIGNLPTTTNTVNFLDTAAIPDYSKFQYDLVKAAPSFQLSWDQAYPQTASEAMHTAVQQFFDGKLDADGFIKAMQALPTS, from the coding sequence ATGAAGAAGAGAAGGCTTCCCCGTGCCGTGGCCGGCGGCGTGGTGCTCGCCCTCGGACTGACGCTGGCCGCGTGCGGCGGCGGCAGCTCGGGCGGCAGCGGCTCCGGCAGCTTCAAGGTCCTCGTGTACGGCGACGCGAGCAACAAGGTCGAAAAGCAGATCGTCGACACGTTCAACAAGACCTCGAAGGTCAAGGCGGTCCTCCAGACCATCCCTGGAGCCGACTACCAGCAGAAGCTGCAGACGATCATCACCACCAAGCAGGCGCCGGACGTCTTCTTCAACTGGGGCGGCGGCAGCATCGCGCCCTTCGTCAAGGCCGGCCTCCTTCTTCCGCTGGACGACTTCATCGCGAAGGACCCCGGCCTGAAGTCCAACTTCCTGCCGTCGGTCTTCAACAGCGCCGCCGTGGACGGCAAGTCCTACGGCGTACCGATGCGCGGCACCCAGCCGGTCCTGCTGTTCAACAACAAGAAGGTGCTCGCGGACGCGGGCCTCACCGAGCCCAGGACCTGGGACGACCTGCTCAACGCGGTCAAGGTCCTCAAGGCCCGGCACATCACCCCGATCGCGCTGGGCGGCGGCGACCAGTGGCCGACGCTGATGTGGTACGAGTACATGTACGACCGCATCGCGGGCCCCGGCCTGTTCGAGAAGGCCATGGGCGGTGACAAGTCGGCCTGGGACAGCGCCGACAGCCGCAAGGCCCTGTCGATGCTCAAGGAACTCATCGACGCCGGCGCCTTCGGCAGCAACTACGACTCGGTCAAGTACACCGACGGCGGCTCGGTCGCCCTCGTGGCGCAGGGCCGGGCCGGCTTCGAGCTGATGGGCTCCTGGTACTACTCCCAGCAGCAGCAGGACAACCCCGACTTCGCCAAGTCCGGCCTCGGCTTCAGCTCCTTCCCGACCGTCACCGGCGGCAAGGGCGACCCGACCGACATCGTCGGCAACACCAACAACTTCTACTCGGTGCTGAAGAAGACCAAGTACCCGGACGCGGTCGCGCAGTTCCTGAAGCTGCAGTATTCGGACGAGTTCGTGAAGGCGCAGATGGCGATCGGCAACCTGCCGACCACCACCAACACCGTGAACTTCCTGGACACCGCGGCCATCCCGGACTACTCGAAGTTCCAGTACGACCTGGTCAAGGCGGCCCCCTCGTTCCAGCTCTCGTGGGACCAGGCCTACCCGCAGACGGCCAGTGAGGCCATGCACACCGCCGTGCAGCAGTTCTTCGACGGCAAGCTCGACGCCGACGGCTTCATCAAGGCCATGCAGGCCCTGCCCACGTCCTGA
- a CDS encoding LacI family DNA-binding transcriptional regulator, with amino-acid sequence MDEEVDGSRVTLAQVAETAGVSISTVSKVLNGRQDVSAHTRVKVERLLELHGYRRTSRGASEAPLIEIVFHELDAIWAMELILGVEKVAKEVGASVVLTESGTRHSPGTEWIEGVMRRRPLGVVLVFSALPHEFKRQLRSRSIPFVIIDPAGDPEPDVPSVGSANWSGGLAATRHLIELGHRRIGIITGPDDMMCSLARLDGFRSAMTTAGLDIDPGLIAFGDFHVEGGYEQAMRMLGGPDRPTAIFAGSDLQAIGVLEAAGAHRLRTPADLSVVGYDDVAVAQWSRPALTTVRQPLRRMAEEASRMILRLRSAPSTTSTTRMELATSLVIRRSTAPPP; translated from the coding sequence ATGGATGAAGAGGTGGACGGGAGTCGGGTCACGCTCGCCCAGGTCGCCGAAACTGCCGGGGTGTCGATCTCGACAGTTTCGAAGGTATTGAACGGTCGCCAGGATGTTTCGGCCCACACGCGGGTGAAGGTCGAACGCCTGCTGGAGCTGCACGGCTACCGGCGCACCTCGCGCGGCGCCTCCGAGGCGCCGCTGATCGAGATCGTCTTCCACGAGCTCGACGCCATCTGGGCGATGGAGCTGATCCTGGGCGTCGAGAAGGTCGCCAAGGAGGTCGGCGCGAGCGTGGTGCTCACCGAGAGCGGCACCCGCCACTCGCCCGGCACCGAGTGGATCGAGGGGGTGATGCGCCGCCGGCCGCTCGGCGTCGTCCTGGTCTTCTCCGCGCTGCCGCACGAGTTCAAGCGGCAGCTGCGGTCCCGGTCCATCCCGTTCGTGATCATCGACCCGGCCGGCGACCCGGAGCCCGACGTGCCCTCGGTCGGCTCCGCGAACTGGTCGGGCGGCCTGGCCGCGACCCGGCACCTGATCGAACTGGGCCACCGGCGGATCGGCATCATCACCGGCCCCGACGACATGATGTGCTCGCTGGCCCGTCTCGACGGCTTCCGCTCCGCCATGACGACGGCCGGCCTCGACATCGACCCCGGGCTGATCGCCTTCGGCGACTTCCATGTCGAAGGCGGCTACGAGCAGGCCATGCGGATGCTGGGCGGCCCCGACCGCCCCACCGCGATCTTCGCGGGCAGCGACCTCCAGGCCATCGGCGTCCTGGAGGCGGCCGGCGCGCACAGGCTGCGGACCCCCGCCGACCTGTCGGTCGTCGGCTACGACGACGTGGCCGTCGCCCAGTGGTCCCGCCCCGCCCTGACCACCGTGCGCCAGCCGCTGCGCAGGATGGCCGAGGAGGCCTCCCGGATGATCCTGCGGCTGCGGTCCGCGCCGTCCACCACATCCACCACCCGGATGGAACTCGCCACCAGCCTGGTGATCAGGCGGAGCACCGCACCGCCGCCGTGA
- a CDS encoding carbohydrate ABC transporter permease, whose translation MTTSAAPRVERRRPVRRSGAAVARPGFAWAVPATLFFLLFAVVPLILVAVLSFTSWDGLGSPEFAGLDNWRELVHDHTMIQSLWLSVLITVLGVVVQTPLSILLGVWAAGRQRNRAILSAVYFVPLLLSATAVSILWRALLDPNFGVPSQAKWLFGDGNLFGHQASAIGVLVFVGAWQYTPFHTLIYQGAARSIPQVLYQAAEIDGAGTVRQFFHITLPQLRNTMITSMILMVVGGLTTFDTVLILTQGGPGTDTTISAYYMYQKAFKSFDFGGGSAIALVLVLIATVISLVVVKVSGYDKMRSTTEGL comes from the coding sequence ATGACCACCTCTGCCGCACCCCGGGTGGAAAGGCGCCGGCCGGTACGCCGGTCCGGCGCCGCCGTGGCCCGCCCAGGCTTCGCCTGGGCGGTGCCCGCCACCTTGTTCTTCCTTCTCTTCGCCGTCGTTCCGCTGATCCTGGTGGCGGTCCTGTCCTTCACGAGCTGGGACGGCCTGGGCTCGCCCGAGTTCGCCGGTCTCGACAACTGGAGGGAGCTGGTCCATGACCACACCATGATCCAGAGCCTGTGGCTCAGCGTGCTGATCACGGTGCTCGGCGTCGTCGTGCAGACCCCGCTGAGCATCCTGCTCGGCGTGTGGGCGGCAGGGCGCCAGCGCAACCGGGCGATCCTGTCCGCGGTCTACTTCGTCCCGCTGCTGCTGTCGGCGACCGCGGTGTCCATCCTGTGGCGGGCGCTGCTCGACCCGAACTTCGGTGTGCCCTCGCAGGCCAAGTGGCTCTTCGGGGACGGCAACCTGTTCGGCCACCAGGCCAGCGCCATCGGGGTGCTGGTCTTCGTGGGCGCCTGGCAGTACACGCCCTTCCACACCCTGATCTACCAGGGCGCGGCCCGGTCCATCCCGCAGGTGCTCTACCAGGCCGCGGAGATCGACGGGGCGGGCACCGTACGGCAGTTCTTCCACATCACGCTGCCGCAGCTGCGCAACACGATGATCACGTCGATGATCCTCATGGTCGTCGGCGGCCTGACCACCTTCGACACCGTGCTGATCCTGACCCAGGGCGGCCCGGGCACCGACACCACGATCAGCGCCTACTACATGTACCAGAAGGCGTTCAAGAGCTTCGACTTCGGCGGCGGCTCGGCCATCGCCCTGGTGCTGGTGCTCATCGCCACGGTCATCTCGCTCGTCGTCGTCAAGGTCTCCGGCTACGACAAGATGCGCAGCACGACGGAAGGCCTGTGA